From Aminivibrio sp.:
TCCGGGGGGCTTGCTGTCGCTGATACACTTGGCGCCAGGCTCTGGATACGGAAGCCGGGGGAACGGTCCTTTTCGGGGATCGATATGGAGTCTCCGGTGGCAGTCCTTTTTTCCGGGGAGAACAGCGGTGTTGTCCTTCTGGAAAGCGGGAAGGTTCTCTCCATAGGCGACGGTGGAGAGGAGCCGACGGAATTGGGAGAACTCCCCTTTTCCCCCTCTGACGGCGCCATGATCTCGGAAAACACCTTTGTAGCGGTGAGTGCTTTCAAAAGAAAAGCCGGGATTTTTTCCCTCCCGGACGTGTCTCTCGTTTCCGAGCTGACTTTTCCGGAAACGGAACATCCTTTTGAGCCGGCCGCTGCTGCAGTTTACGGTGAATGGCTTGCTGTCGCCGACCGAAACAACGGGGCTGTTTTTCTCATGTCCCTCCTGGAACGACGGGCATTATTCTCCTTCAAGGCGGATTCGCCCAGAGACCTGGCCTGGTCGGCTCTCGGCGACCTCTTTGTTGTTCATGAAAAAGGAGAGGTGAGCAAAACAACCCTATCCTTTGAAACAATGGAGGCGGTAAGGTCGGAAACCGTGATTCGTGAAGCGCCGGGGGCATGGAGCCTTTTTTCACTCGAAGACAGGGTGTACTGCCTTGATGTAGCTGGTTTTTCGCTCTGGGAGATGTATGTGTACCCCGAAGAGTCCTCTCCCGCATTTCTCTCCCTGGATACACCGTCAGTCCGCAGGGAGGAGGACAGGGAGAGTTTTCTGCTCGAAGCTTCAGTTTCGGGGCCGTACAGCACGTATATGTCGAAGAACAGGCCGGTTGTCACATCGGTCTGGAATGAGAGAATGCTTACGGCCGGCTTCCGTTTCTTTGGAGGTCAGACAGCGGGTCCGGCAGTGTTCTTTCTGCCGCCGGGCAGGCGGACGGCAGACCAGTATCATGAAGCGGCCTCGGGAAAAGAAGTGCTGCAGATTCTCGGGAAGCTCTGGAAGGAAAAAAAGAACAGGCTTACCGATGTCGTGGCTGCATCCTCAATTCCCTTTTCTCAAGAGGAAATGAAGCAGCTTGCAGGCTTTTGCCTTCAAAACGGAATACGCCTTTTCGTCTTCTGCGACTCGTTATCGCCGATCCCCCTCCTTCGGGCTTCGGCGCTTACAGGAGGGACGCCCCTCTTTTCCCTTGGGGGAGAACTGCCGGGGAGTTCCTCGTCTCGCCGCGGAGAAGTCAGGATTCCTCTGCCTTCCGACGAAACGTCGTCCGGCTTCCCTAGCCGGTCCGTCCTTTCCGTCTACATGGACATAGGTTCGGCGTCTTCGAGAGACTGGATGCCCCTATGGCCCGATCTTCTGTAAATTACATTACCGGCTATAGACAGTACAAATTTTCAAGGAGGGGATGCACGCATGAATACGGAATACAAAGACGCCAGGGCAAAGTTCGAGGCAGGCGTGGCGAAGTTGCTTCAGAAGCACAAGGAGAGGAAGGAAAACTTTACCACCGGAGGAGGTCTCCCCATCAGGAGGCTCTACGGTCCTGACGACATCGAATCAGTGGACTATCTGAAGGATATCGGGTTCCCCGGAGAGTACCCCTTTACGAGAGGCGTCCAGCCTACCATGTACCGGGGCAGGTTCTGGACCATGCGGCAGTATGCGGGATTTGCCTCTGCCGAAGAGTCCAACGAGAGGTACCGCTATCTGCTTTCCCAGGGAACGACCGGCCTTTCCGTTGCCTTTGACCTTCCCACCCAGATCGGCTACGACTCCGACGACCCCATGGCCCAGGGAGAATGTGGGAAAGTGGGAGTTGCCATTGACAGCCTCCAGGACATGGAAATCCTTTTCGACCAAATTCCTTTGGACAAGGTCTCCACCTCCATGACGATCAACGCTCCCGCGAGCGTTCTCCTCGCCATGTACATCTGCGTGGGCGAGAAACAGGGTGTTCCCATGGACGCACTTTCGGGAACCATCCAGAACGATATTCTCAAGGAATACATCGCCCGGGGTACCTACATTTTCCCCCCGAAGCCTTCGATGCGGCTCATTACCGATATTTTCGAGTTCTGCAGCGAAAACGTGCCGAAATGGAACACCATCTCCATTTCCGGGTACCACATCCGGGAAGCCGGAAGCACCGCCGCCCAGGAAGTGGCGTTCACCCTCGCCGACGGCATCGCCTACGTGGAAGCCGCCGGCAAGAAAGGCCTTG
This genomic window contains:
- a CDS encoding tetratricopeptide repeat protein, translating into MGNEPADLGALDDLDKALKLNTFLVDYYFMRGLVLHRIGRTDDALKSLKYFLEVRPGDTAVPRILSRFEEEGRFLGDVLAGRPVVSRTASSMRDLRTALALPVFQSLGIKGLGKVKSSPSGGLAVADTLGARLWIRKPGERSFSGIDMESPVAVLFSGENSGVVLLESGKVLSIGDGGEEPTELGELPFSPSDGAMISENTFVAVSAFKRKAGIFSLPDVSLVSELTFPETEHPFEPAAAAVYGEWLAVADRNNGAVFLMSLLERRALFSFKADSPRDLAWSALGDLFVVHEKGEVSKTTLSFETMEAVRSETVIREAPGAWSLFSLEDRVYCLDVAGFSLWEMYVYPEESSPAFLSLDTPSVRREEDRESFLLEASVSGPYSTYMSKNRPVVTSVWNERMLTAGFRFFGGQTAGPAVFFLPPGRRTADQYHEAASGKEVLQILGKLWKEKKNRLTDVVAASSIPFSQEEMKQLAGFCLQNGIRLFVFCDSLSPIPLLRASALTGGTPLFSLGGELPGSSSSRRGEVRIPLPSDETSSGFPSRSVLSVYMDIGSASSRDWMPLWPDLL